One Rhipicephalus microplus isolate Deutch F79 chromosome 4, USDA_Rmic, whole genome shotgun sequence genomic window carries:
- the LOC119172143 gene encoding uncharacterized protein LOC119172143 gives MMSCPQLAESERRPSSAAAPTGPKPYNIFEDLEVFAHFEHYRSESYAQAIHLMSSQTSLLSDSRQSYASCATTLKELSLSAPSSPKGVHSVEKSSTLPSTSSNVASFGSPKKSSSLSLSSFFRKISPRFHKNRKSKSKPWIVVEFSQKDIEGQGLDHESMADSDQSLELALQGKEQYMASHTGSTTGRLSFSGSGSQSSLNAWVRAGKPKAFGTLHHDAQRLLEKNCGNVIAKARGCRSQEWLHSSRLPSKPSKTPARPNQWPASSCASSRHSIGSLMPTVVVNSPGTVPMVLLETGYSEQVLACLQTRQQNSLSLNVPRVRSLCTSCTIVLFI, from the coding sequence ATGATGAGCTGTCCTCAGCTGGCGGAAAGCGAAAGAAGGCCTTCATCTGCCGCCGCTCCCACTGGTCCCAAGCCATACAACATTTTCGAAGATCTCGAAGTGTTTGCCCACTTCGAACACTATCGCAGCGAGAGCTACGCTCAAGCCATACACCTCATGTCTTCGCAGACGAGCCTGCTCTCCGACTCCCGACAGTCCTATGCGTCGTGCGCCACAACCCTGAAAGAGTTGTCCCTCAGCGCGCCCTCCTCGCCCAAGGGCGTCCACAGCGTCGAGAAGTCGTCCACGCTCCCGTCGACTTCGTCAAATGTAGCCTCCTTCGGGAGTCCCAAGAAGTCTAGCAGCCTTAGTCTGTCTAGCTTCTTTCGCAAGATATCGCCCCGCTTTCACAAGAACCGAAAGTCCAAGTCGAAACCCTGGATAGTGGTGGAGTTTTCGCAGAAGGACATCGAGGGCCAAGGCTTGGACCACGAGAGCATGGCCGACAGTGACCAGTCTCTGGAACTCGCACTTCAGGGCAAAGAGCAGTACATGGCTTCCCATACCGGAAGCACAACCGGTCGTTTAAGTTTCTCAGGTAGTGGGAGCCAGTCGTCTCTGAATGCTTGGGTCAGGGCAGGTAAACCAAAGGCGTTTGGTACCCTGCATCACGATGCTCAAAGACTGttagaaaaaaattgtggcaaCGTGATTGCCAAGGCACGTGGCTGTCGCAGCCAGGAATGGCTGCACAGCTCAAGATTGCCATCGAAGCCATCCAAGACGCCAGCGCGACCTAACCAGTGGCCTGCTTCGTCGTGTGCCAGTTCTCGACACAGCATTGGGTCACTAATGCCAACGGTAGTGGTGAACTCTCCAGGGACAGTTCCAATGGTGCTATTGGAAACGGGCTACTCGGAGCAGGTACTGGCATGCCTGCAAACGAGGCAGCAAAACAGCCTTTCCTTGAACGTGCCTCGTGTGAGAAGTTTGTGTACATCCTGCACGATTGTTCTCTTTATTTAA